Proteins from a genomic interval of Staphylococcus debuckii:
- a CDS encoding glycosyltransferase, producing MSKLSSLKKIMLKQKQELEKPVIKYKREKNFKNAIDFTNFFNHKPLKKNQIVVAIETLPTQQELILIKSLKQKYPHKKVYIAIKNLDEIDEIPDEYKEYNFIEFDDAAFLKLLVTSKYIISYTILPTYFIRDNRQILIQTSDDFSGKIVENNQFDKRKIRIQHSLFQASHLLFKTENEVEKYTSLFNLNGIFEGHIYSNANFYVKQENNKRYPSFILLNNIYSTSQLSEILSKADEVLSDYYIVAHPDVYEYYSEIDELNYLLVSQSIENEALNFNEADIMSDKETDLIGKENIYYQIDEEDELYFTHTEQRPCQLNFNIIFNIIDGKEKDYFKINNGKQNIIMYCGGFQPNGITSSAINLSYSIDYEKYNLIVIDKGQVNSVMEYNMERINPRANLVFRIGQSNTTFNEYRKNQFITQRRGYRGFLGTEDFKNFYNRELSRMLGDIHLDIAVDFSGYVPFWTAMFAFANIDKKVIYQHNDLLAETKKKIKGQYKHKYILPRVFSLYQFYDKILSVSEPLKEINAKNLKKYAHYHQFDFVNNIINFDDILAKLSNQNRELITSNETEDIYLLKEMKDVSIVEIEDKKDEGIKLVTIGRLSPEKDHSKLFHAIKKFKDNNPKINIQLEVLGSGVLYSELQALILELGLQKSVHLLGQVNNPYQYLERCDCFILSSNHEGQPMVLLEALSIGKPIIATDITGNRGVLEGTHGLLVENSIDGLVEGLEKFAHHQVQDNYEFNINEYNEAAIQMFYNKISD from the coding sequence ATGTCTAAGTTAAGCTCATTAAAGAAGATTATGCTTAAACAGAAACAAGAATTAGAAAAGCCTGTAATTAAATACAAAAGAGAAAAAAACTTTAAAAATGCTATTGATTTCACCAACTTTTTTAACCATAAGCCTTTAAAGAAAAATCAAATAGTGGTAGCCATTGAGACATTGCCGACTCAACAAGAATTAATCCTTATAAAGAGTTTGAAGCAAAAGTATCCACACAAAAAAGTCTATATTGCTATCAAAAATTTAGATGAGATAGACGAAATACCTGATGAGTATAAAGAGTACAACTTTATAGAATTTGATGATGCAGCATTTCTAAAATTGTTAGTAACAAGTAAGTATATTATTTCGTATACAATATTACCCACTTACTTTATCAGAGATAACAGACAAATTTTAATTCAAACTTCTGATGATTTCTCAGGAAAAATCGTTGAGAATAACCAATTTGATAAAAGAAAAATTCGTATTCAACATTCATTATTCCAAGCTTCACACTTATTATTCAAAACAGAAAACGAAGTAGAAAAATACACTTCGTTATTTAATCTCAATGGCATATTTGAAGGTCATATATATAGCAATGCCAATTTTTATGTTAAACAAGAAAACAATAAAAGATATCCAAGCTTTATCTTATTAAATAATATCTACTCTACTTCGCAACTCAGCGAGATATTAAGTAAAGCAGACGAAGTACTTTCTGATTATTATATTGTCGCTCATCCAGATGTGTATGAGTATTATTCAGAAATTGATGAATTAAATTATCTATTGGTCTCTCAAAGTATTGAAAATGAAGCATTAAATTTCAATGAAGCAGATATTATGTCTGATAAAGAAACAGATCTTATTGGAAAAGAAAATATCTACTATCAAATTGACGAAGAGGACGAGCTCTATTTTACGCATACAGAGCAGCGCCCGTGTCAATTAAATTTCAATATCATATTTAATATTATAGATGGTAAAGAAAAAGATTATTTTAAAATAAATAATGGTAAACAAAATATCATTATGTACTGCGGAGGTTTTCAGCCAAACGGTATTACTTCTTCTGCAATCAATTTATCGTACTCTATTGATTATGAAAAGTATAATTTGATAGTTATAGATAAAGGCCAAGTAAATAGTGTAATGGAATATAATATGGAGAGAATTAATCCTAGAGCAAATTTAGTATTTAGAATTGGTCAAAGTAATACTACTTTTAATGAATATCGTAAAAATCAATTTATTACTCAAAGAAGAGGTTATAGAGGATTTTTAGGAACAGAAGATTTTAAAAACTTCTATAATAGAGAACTCAGTAGAATGTTAGGGGATATTCATCTAGACATAGCAGTAGACTTTAGCGGTTATGTACCATTTTGGACAGCTATGTTTGCTTTTGCAAATATAGATAAAAAAGTAATTTATCAACACAATGATTTGCTAGCTGAAACAAAGAAAAAGATAAAGGGACAATATAAGCATAAATACATCTTGCCAAGAGTATTTTCGCTATATCAATTTTACGACAAAATCCTTTCAGTTTCTGAACCGCTTAAAGAAATTAATGCGAAAAATTTAAAGAAGTATGCTCATTATCATCAGTTCGACTTTGTAAATAATATTATTAATTTTGATGATATATTAGCAAAATTGAGTAACCAAAACAGAGAACTTATCACATCAAATGAAACTGAAGATATTTATCTGTTAAAAGAAATGAAGGACGTTTCAATCGTCGAAATTGAAGATAAAAAAGACGAAGGAATTAAATTAGTAACGATTGGCCGTTTGTCGCCTGAAAAAGACCATAGCAAGTTATTTCACGCTATTAAAAAATTTAAAGATAATAATCCAAAGATAAATATACAATTGGAAGTTTTAGGATCAGGAGTATTATATTCTGAATTGCAAGCACTCATTTTGGAATTAGGATTACAAAAAAGCGTTCATTTATTAGGACAAGTCAATAACCCTTATCAATATTTAGAACGTTGCGACTGTTTCATTCTTTCTTCAAATCACGAAGGGCAACCAATGGTGTTATTAGAAGCGCTTTCTATCGGCAAACCTATTATAGCAACTGATATTACAGGAAATAGAGGTGTACTAGAAGGTACACATGGTTTGCTAGTCGAAAATTCAATAGATGGGCTAGTCGAAGGATTAGAGAAGTTTGCTCATCATCAAGTACAGGATAATTACGAATTTAATATCAATGAGTATAATGAAGCTGCAATTCAAATGTTTTACAACAAAATCAGTGATTAA
- a CDS encoding glycosyltransferase: MKKLVPIVFLHNIKKVNGGLHKAAYHRINTLAKVYKRAIIFTYGFDPEFQELCKYHKEVGNIAKNVEIYNLYENNNADSSTQKYEKNPNYTYFADAKEKNTYRVFDEKGRYHYYLRLHENGTANFKDVFTTPWKRYLKEIYGQNGKVRKAIYMDDRNKPSFNVLYSNEGKPVVSSSLHKDNFRPVNYFCHLNEQQYFDEATMGVAVLKEFIRDIPHPLLFIEKRDHVKPFNIIKGPNIKKIYILHNNHLDAPFTDIHKFSPSADDLFESIDNDEIDKLVVLTKEQQEDINKIKHIEDKIKVISHHQPKLTKFMEKLPENKAPLIISLARYHNAKNLPEAIDIVKEVVKKIPNVKYEIYGYGPDKEKLQKQIKELGLEKNIFLKGHVTDTIERLKKSKVYLSTSNYEGFGLSLMESLACGVPAVTYNTKYGPAEIIRDNKDGFVIDKLSSDRIKQAAEKVIQILQMPENEYKKMQKNALEITKRQHERKINKLWLELLDELS; encoded by the coding sequence ATGAAAAAATTAGTGCCTATTGTATTTTTACACAACATCAAGAAAGTCAACGGGGGACTTCATAAAGCAGCGTACCACCGAATTAATACGTTAGCTAAAGTTTATAAAAGAGCGATTATTTTCACATACGGGTTTGATCCTGAATTTCAAGAACTATGTAAATATCACAAAGAAGTTGGTAATATAGCCAAAAATGTAGAAATATATAATTTATATGAGAACAATAATGCAGATTCTTCTACACAAAAATATGAGAAAAATCCTAATTATACTTATTTTGCTGATGCTAAAGAAAAAAATACTTATAGAGTTTTTGATGAAAAGGGAAGATATCATTACTATTTAAGATTACATGAGAATGGTACGGCTAATTTCAAAGATGTTTTTACCACACCTTGGAAGCGTTATTTAAAAGAAATTTATGGTCAAAATGGAAAAGTAAGAAAAGCAATTTATATGGATGATAGAAACAAACCATCATTCAATGTTTTATATTCAAACGAAGGCAAACCAGTGGTATCATCATCTTTGCACAAAGATAACTTCAGACCAGTAAATTATTTCTGTCATTTAAATGAGCAACAATATTTTGATGAGGCGACTATGGGAGTAGCTGTACTTAAAGAGTTTATAAGAGATATACCTCATCCATTATTATTTATTGAAAAAAGAGATCACGTAAAACCGTTTAATATAATAAAAGGTCCAAACATCAAAAAGATTTATATACTGCATAATAATCATTTAGATGCACCATTTACTGATATTCACAAATTTTCTCCTTCAGCAGATGATTTATTTGAAAGTATAGATAATGATGAAATCGATAAATTAGTAGTATTAACTAAAGAGCAACAAGAAGATATTAACAAAATCAAACACATTGAAGACAAAATAAAGGTGATTTCACATCATCAACCTAAATTAACGAAGTTCATGGAAAAACTACCTGAGAATAAAGCTCCATTAATTATTTCATTAGCTAGATATCATAATGCTAAAAACTTACCTGAAGCAATTGATATTGTGAAAGAGGTTGTCAAAAAAATTCCTAATGTAAAATATGAAATTTATGGTTACGGGCCAGATAAAGAAAAGCTGCAAAAACAAATTAAAGAATTAGGTTTAGAGAAAAATATCTTTTTAAAAGGACATGTTACAGATACTATCGAAAGATTAAAAAAATCCAAAGTATATTTATCCACTTCAAATTATGAAGGATTCGGGTTGTCTTTAATGGAATCTTTGGCTTGCGGTGTACCAGCTGTTACTTATAATACTAAATACGGTCCAGCCGAAATCATCAGAGACAATAAGGATGGTTTTGTAATCGATAAATTAAGCAGTGATAGAATTAAGCAAGCTGCAGAAAAAGTAATTCAAATATTGCAGATGCCGGAAAACGAATACAAAAAAATGCAGAAAAATGCGTTAGAAATTACAAAACGTCAACATGAGAGAAAGATAAACAAACTATGGTTAGAATTGTTAGATGAATTAAGCTGA
- a CDS encoding glycosyltransferase — MIYTITSTLPKFHAGRTKALLKRIDFIQDKLKRKQTILTTNYDPNYRDVYQSFEERGLLKSNIPIINLYEWLSDYNVYNIRKTKFKKQKIYKPQPIRISNYEAREDEKRNAIRYYDKDTGKYLMYRQFFPESDIIKFEDYFVDGVRHKIERHEFNMYGYLHRISNFSRKLNKKIEDQFYDLNGNLYCRRFFDEDENNRIKSILVYKNGCVEKGFSNEKDLFTYFFNHIFEDGDTVFDDARLLDKSLLNCNKKVKPIMVLHNTHLEGNEIKGSYRTALLNSDKVFKYIVLTNHQKEDIQSELDIPDDKFAVIPHFIEKSKAAKSVKKDRFVYMGRFAPEKQIPHIIEAYKIFKDKGYATKLVLFGAGIGEERQTIEKLIQDYHLENDVTIEDFTENPLEAFRESKASLLTSRREGFGLTVMESINEGCPVIAYDVKYGPREIIENGKNGYIVEADNIQGIADAMTSIIEHPLQPVKTKKTLTEKAAIKNFKQLFKEIDNSKE; from the coding sequence ATGATATATACAATCACTTCTACTTTGCCGAAGTTCCATGCAGGGAGAACTAAAGCACTTTTGAAGCGGATAGATTTTATTCAAGATAAATTAAAAAGAAAGCAAACAATTCTTACGACTAATTATGACCCGAATTATCGAGATGTTTATCAATCGTTTGAAGAAAGAGGATTATTGAAAAGTAATATTCCAATCATTAATCTTTATGAATGGTTGTCGGATTATAATGTTTATAACATTCGTAAAACTAAATTTAAGAAACAAAAAATTTATAAACCACAGCCGATTAGAATTTCCAATTATGAAGCGAGAGAAGACGAAAAACGGAATGCCATAAGATATTATGATAAAGATACTGGCAAATATTTAATGTACCGCCAATTCTTCCCGGAATCTGACATCATTAAATTTGAAGATTATTTTGTAGATGGTGTGAGACATAAAATTGAACGTCATGAATTTAATATGTATGGTTACTTGCATAGAATCAGTAATTTTTCGCGTAAGCTAAATAAGAAAATCGAAGACCAATTTTATGATTTAAATGGCAATCTTTATTGTCGGAGATTCTTTGATGAAGATGAAAATAATCGTATTAAATCTATATTAGTCTATAAAAATGGTTGCGTAGAAAAAGGTTTCAGCAATGAAAAAGATTTGTTTACTTATTTCTTTAATCATATTTTTGAAGACGGTGACACTGTCTTTGATGATGCAAGATTATTAGATAAATCATTATTGAATTGCAATAAAAAAGTGAAGCCGATTATGGTTTTACATAATACACATTTGGAGGGCAATGAGATTAAAGGTTCATATCGAACAGCATTACTTAATTCGGATAAAGTATTTAAATATATTGTTCTTACAAATCATCAAAAAGAAGATATCCAAAGCGAACTCGATATTCCTGATGATAAGTTTGCTGTTATTCCACATTTTATAGAGAAATCTAAAGCAGCGAAAAGTGTGAAGAAAGATCGCTTTGTTTATATGGGACGCTTTGCACCTGAAAAACAAATTCCGCATATTATTGAGGCTTATAAAATTTTCAAAGATAAAGGTTACGCTACCAAATTAGTATTATTTGGAGCAGGCATCGGAGAGGAACGCCAGACTATCGAGAAATTGATTCAAGACTATCATCTCGAGAACGATGTAACTATCGAAGATTTCACTGAGAATCCTTTAGAAGCGTTCAGAGAATCAAAGGCTTCCTTGCTGACAAGCCGACGCGAAGGCTTCGGACTTACTGTAATGGAAAGTATAAATGAAGGCTGTCCGGTGATTGCTTACGATGTGAAATATGGGCCAAGAGAAATTATTGAAAATGGAAAAAATGGCTATATTGTGGAAGCAGATAATATTCAAGGTATTGCTGATGCGATGACCTCGATAATTGAGCATCCACTTCAACCTGTTAAAACTAAAAAGACTTTAACAGAAAAAGCTGCTATAAAAAACTTTAAACAACTCTTTAAAGAAATAGACAATTCAAAAGAGTAG
- a CDS encoding bifunctional glycosyltransferase/CDP-glycerol:glycerophosphate glycerophosphotransferase produces the protein MNDLTIVITYYNSEEYITECINSLKKQRNQNFNIVIVNDGSEDNSEALLDQALQDYNNDIKIINLKENHGHAYARNVGIEQVETPYFMFLDADDQLASYAVNFYLKKLNGLDGLVAPIYKFTLKQPQFIDRNKVKVEYLTGKKNPNSFLRKNTACNIIFKTSIVKAHDIQFDESLHTYIDRSFLIDYVRYVNRFVRIFNFPFYYRGEVYHPFESETLSEQDFDNLFEEYVESYFKQLEQTDNKRIRDFLNHKMIAKIKRDFDPTRRDIEQRYDRHQQTLKKLAKHLKWAMLKEGSGLFKTEMALLMFNQSDKAFSLNKGRAAVRHLKNIATNSKRKNRSIYELKDKPENVSDTTILFETFGGKNYSDSPKYIYEYMMKQYPEYHYIWVFNEPEKHSVPGNAVKVKRGSSEYYKAYSDAHYWVTNARTPLYLHKKENQTYIQTWHGTPLKRLANDMKVVRMPGTTTPNYKRNFHEETSRWDYLISPNRYSTEIFESAFWMNRERILEIGYPRNDVLVNRADDTEFKNTIREGLNIPEDKKVILYAPTWRDDEFIKKGQYLFDLRINLENLQKKLGDEYVILLRMHYLIANALDLSGYEEFAVDVSNYNDISELYLISDALITDYSSVMFDYGILKRPQFFFAYDIDKYDKGLRGFYMDYMNDLPGPIYTDPFKLADGLKQMDQISQAYSTNINAFYERFCSLEKGTASEYIGEMIHKDIENK, from the coding sequence ATGAATGACTTAACTATTGTTATTACATATTACAACTCAGAAGAATATATCACAGAATGTATCAATAGTCTTAAAAAGCAAAGAAATCAAAATTTTAATATCGTTATCGTAAATGATGGGTCTGAAGATAATTCAGAAGCTTTACTTGATCAAGCTTTGCAAGATTATAATAACGACATTAAAATTATTAATTTAAAAGAAAATCACGGTCATGCCTATGCAAGAAATGTAGGGATAGAGCAAGTGGAAACACCTTACTTCATGTTTTTAGATGCCGATGATCAGCTTGCTTCTTATGCCGTCAATTTCTATTTGAAAAAATTAAATGGTTTAGATGGCTTAGTAGCACCTATTTATAAATTTACACTGAAGCAACCGCAATTTATCGATCGCAATAAAGTGAAAGTTGAATATCTCACAGGGAAAAAGAACCCCAATTCTTTTTTAAGAAAAAATACAGCTTGTAATATTATCTTTAAAACCAGTATCGTTAAAGCACATGATATTCAATTCGATGAGTCATTACATACTTATATTGACCGTTCGTTTTTAATTGATTATGTGCGTTATGTTAATCGTTTTGTAAGAATTTTTAACTTCCCATTTTATTATAGGGGTGAAGTTTATCATCCGTTTGAATCAGAAACTCTGTCTGAACAAGATTTCGATAATCTGTTTGAAGAATATGTGGAAAGCTATTTTAAACAACTAGAGCAGACAGATAATAAGCGAATTCGAGATTTCTTAAATCATAAGATGATTGCGAAGATTAAAAGAGATTTTGATCCAACAAGACGAGATATTGAACAAAGATATGACAGACATCAACAAACACTTAAGAAATTAGCAAAACACTTGAAATGGGCAATGTTAAAAGAAGGTTCTGGTTTGTTCAAAACAGAAATGGCTCTGTTGATGTTCAACCAATCCGATAAGGCATTCTCCTTAAATAAAGGGCGGGCTGCCGTGAGACATCTCAAAAACATCGCTACTAATTCAAAAAGGAAAAATCGCTCAATTTACGAGTTAAAAGATAAACCTGAAAATGTTTCTGATACAACTATTCTATTTGAAACTTTCGGTGGCAAAAATTATAGTGACAGCCCTAAATATATTTATGAATATATGATGAAACAGTACCCTGAATACCATTATATCTGGGTGTTTAACGAGCCTGAAAAACATAGTGTTCCTGGAAATGCTGTGAAAGTTAAAAGAGGTTCATCAGAATATTATAAAGCTTATTCAGATGCGCATTATTGGGTGACGAATGCTAGAACGCCGCTATATTTGCATAAGAAAGAGAATCAAACTTATATCCAGACTTGGCATGGTACACCATTAAAACGTCTGGCAAATGATATGAAAGTTGTGAGAATGCCTGGTACGACGACACCTAATTATAAACGTAACTTCCATGAAGAAACTTCCAGATGGGATTATTTGATTTCTCCTAACCGTTATTCTACAGAAATCTTTGAATCAGCCTTCTGGATGAATAGAGAACGTATTTTAGAAATAGGTTATCCTAGAAATGATGTGTTAGTAAATCGCGCCGATGATACTGAATTTAAGAATACAATCAGAGAAGGACTCAATATTCCTGAAGACAAAAAAGTGATATTATATGCGCCGACTTGGAGAGACGATGAGTTTATCAAAAAAGGCCAATACCTCTTTGATTTGCGTATTAACTTAGAGAATTTACAGAAAAAGTTAGGCGATGAATATGTGATTCTCTTACGTATGCATTATCTCATAGCCAATGCATTGGATCTCAGCGGATATGAAGAATTTGCTGTAGATGTTTCGAACTACAATGATATTTCAGAGCTTTACTTAATTTCAGATGCATTAATCACCGATTATTCATCTGTAATGTTTGATTATGGTATCTTAAAACGTCCGCAATTCTTCTTTGCTTATGACATTGATAAATATGACAAAGGTTTGCGCGGATTTTATATGGATTATATGAATGATTTGCCTGGGCCAATTTATACAGATCCATTTAAATTAGCAGATGGACTGAAGCAAATGGATCAAATTTCCCAAGCATATTCTACCAACATCAATGCATTTTATGAGCGCTTCTGTTCTCTTGAGAAAGGTACAGCTTCTGAATACATCGGAGAAATGATTCATAAAGACATTGAAAATAAATAA
- the tagD gene encoding glycerol-3-phosphate cytidylyltransferase — protein MKRVITYGTYDLLHYGHIELLRRAREMGDYLIVALSSDEFNRIKNKKSYYSYDQRKMMLESIRYVDLVIPEDDWGQKTKDVDRYEVDTFVMGHDWEGEFDFLKDQCEVIYLKRTEGISTTQIKKELYGKEN, from the coding sequence ATGAAACGTGTAATTACTTATGGAACTTATGATTTACTACATTATGGACATATTGAACTATTACGTAGAGCAAGAGAAATGGGCGATTATTTAATCGTGGCACTATCTAGCGACGAGTTTAATAGAATAAAAAATAAAAAATCCTATTACAGCTATGACCAACGCAAAATGATGTTAGAATCTATTCGTTATGTAGACTTAGTAATCCCTGAAGACGATTGGGGACAAAAAACGAAAGATGTTGATAGATACGAAGTCGATACTTTTGTGATGGGACATGACTGGGAAGGTGAATTCGACTTCTTAAAGGATCAATGCGAAGTGATTTATCTTAAACGTACAGAAGGAATCTCGACTACTCAAATCAAAAAAGAACTATACGGAAAGGAAAATTAA
- a CDS encoding APC family permease, whose protein sequence is MSNQNELKRNLGFFSAISIVMGTVIGAGVFFKVSSVVEVTGSTSMAMFVWLLGGLVTICAGLTAAELAAAIPETGGLITYIEYTYGSFWGYLSGWAQAFIYFPANIAALAIVFATQLVNLFHMQAGWIVPLAILTALSIYFINCLGSKAGGMLQSITLVIKLIPIILIVVVGLFQDSNVDFSLLPLQAGEHHGFFTALGAGLLATMFAYDGWMHVGTIAGELKNPKRDLPGAITIGLGAVMIVYLLINAAFLMTLPISEISGNLNAASEASVKIFGNGGGKIVTIGIMVSVYGALNGYLMTGMRVPYAMAERNRLPFRNFFLKLTPGQAPWAAGLVQQIIAFVMMSLGAFDTITNMLVFVIWTFYSMSFLAVMILRKREPEMERPYRVPLYPIIPLIALLAGIFVLINTLFTQTLLAVIGIVITLLGIPIYFYKKKQEEKEGIK, encoded by the coding sequence ATGAGTAATCAAAATGAGTTGAAACGTAATCTCGGATTCTTCTCAGCCATTTCCATTGTCATGGGAACGGTCATCGGAGCAGGTGTCTTCTTCAAAGTATCCAGCGTTGTGGAAGTAACCGGTTCTACGAGTATGGCAATGTTTGTTTGGTTATTAGGCGGACTTGTTACCATCTGTGCAGGATTAACAGCAGCCGAACTGGCAGCAGCAATTCCTGAAACAGGCGGTTTAATCACATATATTGAATATACTTACGGCAGCTTCTGGGGCTATCTATCAGGCTGGGCTCAAGCATTTATATATTTCCCGGCTAATATCGCAGCCTTAGCAATTGTCTTCGCAACACAATTAGTTAATTTATTCCATATGCAAGCGGGTTGGATTGTCCCGTTAGCAATTTTAACAGCATTATCGATTTACTTTATTAACTGCTTAGGTTCTAAAGCAGGCGGCATGCTGCAATCTATTACATTGGTCATTAAGCTGATACCAATTATTTTAATTGTAGTAGTGGGCTTATTCCAAGACAGCAATGTAGACTTTTCATTACTGCCGCTTCAAGCAGGTGAACATCACGGCTTCTTCACTGCCTTAGGTGCAGGGTTGCTTGCTACAATGTTTGCTTATGACGGTTGGATGCACGTCGGTACCATCGCAGGAGAATTGAAGAATCCTAAACGCGATCTGCCAGGTGCCATCACTATCGGCTTAGGTGCAGTCATGATTGTTTATTTACTCATCAATGCAGCATTCTTAATGACCTTGCCGATATCAGAAATCAGCGGCAACTTAAACGCAGCCAGCGAAGCATCAGTTAAAATCTTTGGTAACGGCGGCGGTAAAATCGTCACTATCGGTATCATGGTTTCCGTTTACGGTGCCTTGAACGGCTACTTAATGACCGGAATGCGCGTACCTTATGCTATGGCAGAACGTAACCGCTTACCATTCCGCAACTTCTTCTTGAAATTAACACCAGGACAAGCGCCATGGGCAGCAGGACTCGTTCAACAAATCATTGCATTCGTCATGATGTCACTCGGCGCATTCGATACCATCACAAATATGCTCGTCTTCGTCATCTGGACCTTCTATTCCATGTCCTTCTTGGCAGTTATGATTTTAAGAAAGAGAGAACCAGAGATGGAGCGGCCTTATAGAGTGCCTCTTTACCCGATTATTCCGCTCATTGCATTACTGGCAGGAATCTTCGTATTAATCAACACACTCTTTACACAAACACTCTTGGCAGTTATCGGTATTGTAATTACCTTATTAGGTATTCCAATCTATTTCTATAAAAAGAAACAAGAGGAAAAAGAAGGCATCAAGTAG
- a CDS encoding ketopantoate reductase family protein yields the protein MKVAVAGAGAMGGRVGTQIQQAGYDVTFIDYWEPHVEAVNENGFEIQTETETYHIPATMIYPHEVKEAYDLVIILTKAMRSEEMLRDLKQYGAINEDTSVLTLMNGLGHDERFTKIVPEEQVYLAVTVWTAGLRGPGQLLLEGTGAIEFQRVDGKVTERTYEIQKVFEAAGLNATISDNVMVSVWNKAALNSVLNPLCTILDKTIAEFAEYDQAHEMIVPIIEEIVDVGTARGVDLNFDTIVNKIEKTYPVEAQGLHHPSMHQDLYSGRLTEVDYLNGQIEAYGQELKIPTPNNTMLKHLVHQLEMKYVKE from the coding sequence ATGAAAGTAGCAGTAGCTGGTGCCGGAGCGATGGGCGGCCGTGTCGGTACACAAATTCAACAAGCAGGATACGATGTGACATTTATTGATTATTGGGAACCGCATGTAGAAGCGGTGAATGAAAATGGGTTCGAAATCCAAACAGAAACCGAAACGTATCATATTCCTGCGACAATGATTTATCCGCATGAAGTGAAAGAAGCTTATGATTTAGTGATTATCTTAACGAAGGCGATGCGTTCAGAAGAAATGTTGCGCGATTTAAAACAGTATGGCGCGATTAATGAGGATACTTCTGTATTAACACTAATGAACGGTTTAGGGCATGATGAACGCTTTACTAAAATCGTACCGGAAGAACAGGTTTATTTAGCGGTAACTGTATGGACTGCAGGACTCAGAGGGCCGGGCCAATTGTTATTAGAAGGCACAGGTGCCATCGAGTTCCAACGTGTAGACGGAAAGGTAACAGAACGCACGTATGAAATTCAAAAGGTCTTTGAAGCGGCTGGATTGAATGCGACGATTAGTGATAATGTGATGGTTTCTGTCTGGAACAAAGCAGCATTAAATAGTGTGTTGAATCCTTTATGTACGATTCTAGATAAAACAATTGCTGAATTTGCGGAATATGATCAAGCGCATGAAATGATTGTACCGATTATTGAAGAAATTGTGGATGTCGGTACCGCAAGAGGTGTGGACTTGAATTTTGATACGATTGTGAATAAAATCGAGAAAACTTATCCAGTAGAAGCACAAGGATTGCATCATCCTTCAATGCATCAAGATTTATATTCTGGTCGTTTAACTGAAGTGGATTACCTTAATGGTCAAATTGAAGCATATGGCCAAGAATTAAAGATTCCGACACCGAATAATACGATGTTGAAACATTTAGTGCATCAATTAGAAATGAAATATGTTAAAGAATAA